One window of Mauremys reevesii isolate NIE-2019 linkage group 4, ASM1616193v1, whole genome shotgun sequence genomic DNA carries:
- the DCAF4 gene encoding DDB1- and CUL4-associated factor 4 isoform X1: MKRNNWRSKEKERWSNRRQTYHPNHYRRPNHCSFTERCEQEEPWNSLNAGTSNSGSSSEVCHSSPVPELPGFYYDPEKNRYFRLLPGHNNYNPLTKESLQYKEMECKRLKLLEEEEMQKKKTSRAGLNSSLVLRKRQLGLLSSTNYCRLVHELKVNCMQRRKVEIRSPDSSVTGTNNFKLIVADTACERIFTVNDVEHGGCKYGIINLSGLGKDSLTVEMYDNLYFTNRKVNSVCWASLTHQDSHVLLCLMGIAETPGCASLLPASLFSNSNPGDQPGMLCSFKISTAWSCAWCLNPQADNCFSTGLMRRVLVTNAMTGHRQTFGTSSDVLAQQFATQTPVLYNGCRSGEVFSIDIRQRSRRGHSWKAVRLFHDSAVTSVRLLQAEYYLMAADMAGKIKLWDLRAVKCVKQYEGHHNEHATLPLQINEEEGLVTAVGQDCYTRIWSLQDAHLLRMIPSPHPSSRDSIPSVVFSSRLGGSRGVPGLLMAVKQDLYHFSYNSDNPYCP; encoded by the exons ATGAAGAGAAACAATTGGAGAAGTAAAGAAAAGGAGAGGTGGAGCAATCGCAGACAAACCTACCATCCCAACCACTACAGAAGACCCAACCATTGTAGCTTTACTGAAAG GTGTGAACAAGAGGAACCATGGAACTCACTGAATGCAGGCACCAGCAACAGCGGATCCTCTTCTGAAGTATGTCATAGCTCTCCAGTGCCTG AACTACCAGGATTTTACTATGACCCTGAAAAGAACCGCTATTTCCGCCTGCTCCCTGGACATAATAACTATAACCCTCTCACCAAAGAGAGCCTCCAGTACAAGGAGATGGAGTGCAAGAGACTGAAGCTCTTAGAAGAGGAGGAAATGCAAAAGAAG AAAACATCCAGAGCTGGATTGAACTCATCACTTGTCTTACGCAAGAGGCAGTTAGGGTTACTCAGCTCCACCAATTATTGCAG ATTGGTCCACGAATTAAAGGTGAACTGCATGCAGAGGAGGAAGGTAGAGATTCGGAGCCCAGATTCCTCAGTTACTGGAACCAACAATTTTAAACTAATAGTG GCAGACACGGCTTGTGAGCGGATATTCACTGTGAATGATGTAGAGCATGGAGGGTGTAAATATGGTATCATCAACCTCAGTGGCTTAGGGAAGGACTCTCTCACGGTGGAGATGTATGACAACCTCTACTTCACAAACCGCAAG GTGAATTCTGTGTGCTGGGCATCGCTGACTCATCAAGATTCCCACGTTTt GTTGTGCCTCATGGGGATTGCAGAAACTCCAGGCTGTGCCAGTCTGCTTCCAGCATCCTTATTCAGCAACTCTAACCCAG GAGATCAGCCTGGAATGCTGTGCAGCTTCAAGATCTCCACTGCCTGGTCCTGTGCTTGGTGTCTGAACCCCCAGGCTGATAACTGCTTCAGCACAG GGCTGATGCGACGAGTCCTTGTGACCAATGCAATGACTGGTCATCGGCAGACATTTGGAACAAGCAGTGATGTACTGGCACAACAGTTTGCCACCCAG ACTCCAGTGCTGTACAATGGCTGCCGTTCAGGGGAGGTTTTCAGCATTGACATTCGTCAGCGCAGCCGGCGGGGCCACAGCTGGAAAGCTGTCCGTCTGTTCCATGACTCAGCAGTCACATCTGTTCGCCTTCTCCAAGCTGAGTACTATCTTATGGCAGCAGACATGGCTGGAAAG ATAAAGCTATGGGACCTGAGAGCAGTGAAGTGTGTGAAACAGTATGAAGGCCATCATAACGAACATGCTACTCTCCCTCTGCAAATAAACGAGGAGGAAGGGCTTGTTACAGCAG TTGGTCAGGATTGCTACACAAGAATTTGGAGTCTCCAAGATGCCCATCTGCTCAGAATGATTCCCTCTCCACACCCATCCTCCAGGGACTCCATCCCCAGTGTGGTGTTCTCTTCGAGACTCGGAGGCAGCCGAGGAGTTCCTGGCCTGCTCATGGCAGTCAAGCAGGATCTCTACCACTTCTCTTACAACTCAGATAATCCATATTGTCCCTAG
- the DCAF4 gene encoding DDB1- and CUL4-associated factor 4 isoform X2 — MECKRLKLLEEEEMQKKKTSRAGLNSSLVLRKRQLGLLSSTNYCRLVHELKVNCMQRRKVEIRSPDSSVTGTNNFKLIVADTACERIFTVNDVEHGGCKYGIINLSGLGKDSLTVEMYDNLYFTNRKVNSVCWASLTHQDSHVLLCLMGIAETPGCASLLPASLFSNSNPGDQPGMLCSFKISTAWSCAWCLNPQADNCFSTGLMRRVLVTNAMTGHRQTFGTSSDVLAQQFATQTPVLYNGCRSGEVFSIDIRQRSRRGHSWKAVRLFHDSAVTSVRLLQAEYYLMAADMAGKIKLWDLRAVKCVKQYEGHHNEHATLPLQINEEEGLVTAVGQDCYTRIWSLQDAHLLRMIPSPHPSSRDSIPSVVFSSRLGGSRGVPGLLMAVKQDLYHFSYNSDNPYCP, encoded by the exons ATGGAGTGCAAGAGACTGAAGCTCTTAGAAGAGGAGGAAATGCAAAAGAAG AAAACATCCAGAGCTGGATTGAACTCATCACTTGTCTTACGCAAGAGGCAGTTAGGGTTACTCAGCTCCACCAATTATTGCAG ATTGGTCCACGAATTAAAGGTGAACTGCATGCAGAGGAGGAAGGTAGAGATTCGGAGCCCAGATTCCTCAGTTACTGGAACCAACAATTTTAAACTAATAGTG GCAGACACGGCTTGTGAGCGGATATTCACTGTGAATGATGTAGAGCATGGAGGGTGTAAATATGGTATCATCAACCTCAGTGGCTTAGGGAAGGACTCTCTCACGGTGGAGATGTATGACAACCTCTACTTCACAAACCGCAAG GTGAATTCTGTGTGCTGGGCATCGCTGACTCATCAAGATTCCCACGTTTt GTTGTGCCTCATGGGGATTGCAGAAACTCCAGGCTGTGCCAGTCTGCTTCCAGCATCCTTATTCAGCAACTCTAACCCAG GAGATCAGCCTGGAATGCTGTGCAGCTTCAAGATCTCCACTGCCTGGTCCTGTGCTTGGTGTCTGAACCCCCAGGCTGATAACTGCTTCAGCACAG GGCTGATGCGACGAGTCCTTGTGACCAATGCAATGACTGGTCATCGGCAGACATTTGGAACAAGCAGTGATGTACTGGCACAACAGTTTGCCACCCAG ACTCCAGTGCTGTACAATGGCTGCCGTTCAGGGGAGGTTTTCAGCATTGACATTCGTCAGCGCAGCCGGCGGGGCCACAGCTGGAAAGCTGTCCGTCTGTTCCATGACTCAGCAGTCACATCTGTTCGCCTTCTCCAAGCTGAGTACTATCTTATGGCAGCAGACATGGCTGGAAAG ATAAAGCTATGGGACCTGAGAGCAGTGAAGTGTGTGAAACAGTATGAAGGCCATCATAACGAACATGCTACTCTCCCTCTGCAAATAAACGAGGAGGAAGGGCTTGTTACAGCAG TTGGTCAGGATTGCTACACAAGAATTTGGAGTCTCCAAGATGCCCATCTGCTCAGAATGATTCCCTCTCCACACCCATCCTCCAGGGACTCCATCCCCAGTGTGGTGTTCTCTTCGAGACTCGGAGGCAGCCGAGGAGTTCCTGGCCTGCTCATGGCAGTCAAGCAGGATCTCTACCACTTCTCTTACAACTCAGATAATCCATATTGTCCCTAG